From Sphingomonas sp. OV641, a single genomic window includes:
- a CDS encoding sigma-70 family RNA polymerase sigma factor, which translates to MSEQTVDEPHLPSEGWSDFGAELSALMPSLARYARSLARNPDTAQDLVQETVLKAWSSRASFEAGTNMKAWTFRILRNSFLSQVRRRGTVQVSETAELADIPVASNQESVVTLSDVRRLWPRLTPEQQRCINFIGIEGLSYEETATIEQVPVGTIKSRVVRGRQMLRALLDHMNSDKGYKTESQVVAAGATCQAEPPVIDEVHERQIELLQSWRTKRAADRCLVG; encoded by the coding sequence GTGTCCGAACAAACGGTTGACGAGCCGCATCTGCCATCTGAGGGCTGGTCGGACTTCGGTGCCGAGCTCAGCGCGCTTATGCCTAGTCTGGCGCGCTATGCGCGATCGCTGGCCAGGAATCCCGATACTGCACAGGACCTTGTTCAGGAAACCGTGCTGAAAGCCTGGAGCAGCCGCGCATCCTTCGAAGCCGGTACAAATATGAAGGCGTGGACCTTCCGGATCCTTCGCAACTCATTTCTTTCGCAGGTACGCCGTCGAGGCACGGTACAAGTTAGCGAGACCGCCGAACTCGCCGACATTCCGGTGGCGTCGAACCAGGAATCCGTTGTGACGCTGAGCGATGTTCGCCGTCTATGGCCGCGCCTGACGCCTGAGCAGCAGCGGTGCATCAATTTCATCGGGATCGAGGGATTGAGCTATGAGGAGACAGCCACAATCGAGCAGGTTCCCGTCGGCACAATCAAGAGCCGCGTGGTAAGAGGGCGGCAGATGCTGCGCGCACTCCTAGATCACATGAACAGCGATAAGGGATACAAAACGGAATCTCAGGTCGTGGCGGCCGGTGCAACCTGTCAGGCCGAGCCACCAGTTATCGACGAGGTGCACGAGAGACAGATCGAGCTGCTGCAAAGCTGGCGGACGAAGCGTGCGGCCGACCGCTGTTTGGTAGGCTGA